Within the Kineosporia corallincola genome, the region AGGCCCGGGAGAAGCTGCACCGTCTGCTGATCCCCCGTGACCCGGACGACTCGCGCGACGTGATCCTGGAGATCAAGGCCGGTGAGGGCGGCGAGGAGTCGGCCCTGTTCGCAGGCGACCTGCTGCGCATGTATCTGCGCTTCGCCGAGCGCAACGGCTGGCGCACCGAGATTCTCGACTCCACCGAGAGCGATCTGGGCGGCTACAAGGACATTTCGGTCGCGGTGAAGTATCGGGGCACCCCGGGCCCGGGCGAGGGCATCTACGCCAAACTCAAGTACGAGGGCGGAGTTCACCGGGTGCAGCGGGTTCCGGTCACCGAGTCGCAGGGCCGGATCCACACCTCGGCCGCCGGCGTGCTGGCGCTGCCCGAGCCGGACGAGGCGGTCGAGATCGAGATCGACCCGAACGACCTGCGTATCGACGTGTACCGGTCGTCCGGCCCGGGCGGCCAGAGCGTCAACACCACCGACTCCGCCGTGCGCATCACGCACCTGCCCACCGGCGTGGTGGCCTCCTGCCAGAACGAGAAGTCGCAGCTCCAGAACAAGGAGCAGGCGCTGCGCATCCTGCGCGCCCGGCTGCACGCGATCCAGGTCGAGGCCGCCCAGGCCGAGGCCTCACAGGCCCGGCGCTCGCAGGTGCGCACGGTCGACCGGTCCGAGCGGATCCGCACCTACAACTACCCGGAGAACCGGATCGCCGACCACCGAACGGGTTTCAAGGCCTACAACCTTGACCA harbors:
- the prfA gene encoding peptide chain release factor 1, giving the protein MTQLTPDESAQAAVEPLLAEYEELERQLADPSIHADAGLARKLGRRYAELGAVHAGHEVWRAALDDLEAARELATEDASFAEELPALEAALTEAREKLHRLLIPRDPDDSRDVILEIKAGEGGEESALFAGDLLRMYLRFAERNGWRTEILDSTESDLGGYKDISVAVKYRGTPGPGEGIYAKLKYEGGVHRVQRVPVTESQGRIHTSAAGVLALPEPDEAVEIEIDPNDLRIDVYRSSGPGGQSVNTTDSAVRITHLPTGVVASCQNEKSQLQNKEQALRILRARLHAIQVEAAQAEASQARRSQVRTVDRSERIRTYNYPENRIADHRTGFKAYNLDQVLDGELDAVIQSCLDADESAQLAALQNVSF